In a genomic window of Arthrobacter woluwensis:
- a CDS encoding ABC transporter ATP-binding protein has product MSSPAISVRGIEKSYKDLPVLRGVNFDVEPGGIFALLGSNGAGKTTMVRILSTLLQADAGTATVLGHDVAREGLSVREVISLTGQFAAVDEILTGRENLVLVAKLRHVPDPGGVADELLAAFRLTEAGGRKAGSYSGGMRRRLDIAMSLVGHPEVIYLDEPTTGLDPEARLEVWEVVKGLAAGGTTVLLTTQYLDEAEHLADRIAILHEGRIIANGTLAELKQLLPAATVEYVEKQPTLEEIFLQLIGPRQTQKEDAS; this is encoded by the coding sequence ATGAGCTCGCCGGCCATCTCGGTCCGTGGCATCGAGAAATCGTACAAGGACCTCCCGGTCCTCCGCGGTGTCAACTTCGACGTGGAGCCGGGCGGGATCTTCGCCCTCCTCGGCTCGAACGGCGCCGGGAAGACCACCATGGTGCGGATCCTCTCAACCCTCCTCCAGGCCGACGCCGGCACCGCCACGGTGCTGGGCCACGACGTCGCGCGTGAAGGCCTGAGCGTCCGCGAGGTCATCAGCCTCACCGGACAGTTCGCGGCCGTGGACGAGATCCTCACCGGCCGGGAGAACCTGGTGCTCGTCGCGAAACTCCGCCACGTCCCCGATCCCGGCGGCGTCGCCGACGAACTCCTGGCGGCCTTCCGTCTCACGGAGGCCGGTGGCCGGAAGGCCGGCAGCTATTCCGGAGGCATGCGGCGCCGTCTCGACATCGCGATGAGCCTGGTGGGGCATCCCGAGGTGATCTATCTGGACGAGCCGACCACGGGGCTCGACCCCGAAGCCCGCCTCGAAGTCTGGGAGGTCGTCAAGGGTCTCGCCGCCGGCGGCACCACGGTCCTGCTGACCACGCAGTACCTCGACGAGGCGGAGCACCTGGCCGACCGCATCGCCATTCTGCACGAAGGCCGGATCATCGCCAACGGCACCCTGGCGGAGCTCAAACAGCTCCTTCCGGCCGCCACGGTGGAGTACGTCGAGAAGCAGCCGACGCTCGAGGAGATCTTCCTCCAGCTCATCGGTCCACGTCAGACCCAGAAGGAGGACGCGTCATGA
- a CDS encoding ABC transporter permease yields MSTHALADTATLTGRSLRHIFRSADTIITTAVTPIALMLLFVYVFGGALRQSTGTENYVNYLLPGILLIAIASGIAYTAFRLFTDLQSGIFERFHSMPIARSSVLWAHVLTSMVANGITLVIIFGVGFLMGFRTGASVLAWLGVIGILLLFTLALTWLAIIAGLSAKTTDGASAFSYPLIFLPFISSAFVPTATMPGPVRWFAENQPVTSIVNTIQALFAGQPVGSDIWVALAWCVGILVVAYVLATAAYRKKIS; encoded by the coding sequence ATGAGCACCCATGCGCTCGCGGACACCGCGACACTCACCGGCCGCTCCCTGCGGCACATCTTCCGCAGCGCGGACACCATCATCACCACGGCGGTCACCCCGATCGCCCTGATGCTGCTCTTCGTCTATGTCTTCGGAGGAGCACTCCGGCAGAGCACCGGGACCGAGAACTACGTCAACTACCTGCTGCCGGGCATCCTGCTCATCGCCATCGCCTCCGGCATCGCGTACACGGCGTTCCGGCTGTTCACCGATCTGCAGAGCGGGATCTTCGAACGGTTCCACTCCATGCCGATCGCCCGGTCCAGCGTGCTCTGGGCTCACGTGCTGACCTCGATGGTGGCCAACGGCATCACGCTGGTGATCATCTTCGGCGTCGGATTCCTCATGGGCTTCCGCACCGGGGCGAGCGTGCTCGCCTGGCTCGGCGTCATCGGAATCCTGCTCCTCTTCACCCTGGCCCTCACGTGGCTCGCCATCATCGCGGGCCTGAGTGCCAAGACCACCGACGGCGCGAGCGCCTTCTCCTACCCGCTCATCTTCCTGCCGTTCATCAGCTCGGCCTTCGTGCCGACGGCCACCATGCCCGGTCCGGTGCGGTGGTTCGCCGAAAACCAGCCGGTGACCTCGATCGTGAACACGATCCAGGCACTGTTCGCCGGGCAGCCGGTGGGGAGCGACATCTGGGTCGCGCTGGCCTGGTGCGTCGGAATCCTCGTGGTCGCCTACGTGCTGGCGACCGCCGCTTACCGGAAGAAGATCAGTTGA
- the idi gene encoding isopentenyl-diphosphate Delta-isomerase, protein MSAPAHDTSLVQLVSEQGEPLGTAPRATVHTTTTPLHLAFSCHLVDGQGRVLLTRRSLSKAAWPGVWTNSFCGHPAPGEPLEEAVRRRAREELGLEITEVRSVLPDFRYRAVDSSGVVEHEICPVFVARIDRDPEPSPEEVDSWAWASPDRVDQAITATPFVFSPWLVLQHAALGRELWVTSHDQ, encoded by the coding sequence ATGAGCGCTCCAGCACATGACACCTCACTCGTCCAACTGGTCTCCGAGCAGGGCGAACCGCTCGGCACGGCGCCCCGGGCAACCGTGCACACCACGACGACGCCGCTCCACCTCGCCTTCTCCTGTCACCTCGTGGACGGGCAGGGGAGGGTGCTGCTGACGAGGCGGAGCCTCTCCAAGGCGGCATGGCCGGGAGTCTGGACCAATTCCTTCTGTGGCCATCCGGCGCCGGGGGAGCCGCTGGAGGAGGCCGTCCGGCGTCGCGCGCGGGAGGAACTCGGGCTGGAGATCACCGAGGTGCGCAGCGTGCTGCCCGATTTCCGGTACCGGGCCGTGGACTCCAGCGGCGTGGTGGAGCACGAGATCTGTCCGGTGTTCGTCGCCAGGATCGACCGTGACCCGGAACCGTCTCCAGAGGAGGTCGATTCGTGGGCCTGGGCGTCTCCTGACCGCGTGGACCAGGCGATCACCGCGACGCCCTTCGTTTTCAGTCCCTGGCTCGTGCTCCAGCACGCGGCGCTGGGCCGTGAGCTCTGGGTGACCTCGCACGACCAGTAG
- a CDS encoding polyprenyl synthetase family protein encodes MSSATQTAWTAPDLHLPETRTTRQQPAAAPAAPAVAEWPRTSRLVDEQIVDIITSAIDATNSVQARGLWRHLADSFEGGKRLRPQLVWTSYAAFGGTDALRCSALGAAFELLHAALVIHDDVIDQDLTRRGRTNIAGIYGRGALERGMTEEEARHVGRSVAIVAGDMLLAAAFRAVRELDCPEPARQAIADLMDRAVADAASGELEDILIAQDASISLGDVLEMERQKTAVYSFAAPLAAGALLAGAPAASAAALELLGEKVGIAYQVIDDVLGTFGDPGQTGKSVTSDLRGGKMTALTALGKRNPQVSSRLHAVTDTDDVEALKAALHRAGADDSALALAHELVSEALQDAADAGLPAPLRTDLTRICNHVLHREN; translated from the coding sequence ATGAGCAGTGCGACCCAGACGGCGTGGACGGCGCCGGATCTTCACCTCCCCGAGACCCGCACCACCCGACAGCAGCCCGCGGCGGCGCCTGCCGCACCCGCCGTCGCCGAGTGGCCTCGCACGTCCCGCCTGGTGGACGAGCAGATCGTGGACATCATCACCTCGGCGATCGACGCCACCAACTCCGTGCAGGCGCGCGGTCTCTGGCGCCATCTCGCGGACTCCTTCGAAGGCGGCAAACGGCTGCGGCCTCAACTCGTCTGGACGAGTTATGCCGCGTTCGGCGGCACGGATGCCCTGCGGTGCTCGGCTCTCGGCGCGGCCTTCGAACTGCTGCACGCGGCGCTCGTGATCCATGACGACGTGATCGATCAGGACCTCACCCGGAGGGGACGCACTAACATCGCCGGGATCTACGGCCGAGGCGCCCTCGAGCGCGGGATGACGGAGGAGGAGGCTCGCCACGTGGGCCGCTCGGTCGCCATCGTGGCCGGGGACATGCTCCTGGCCGCCGCCTTCCGCGCCGTGCGCGAACTGGACTGCCCCGAACCCGCCCGTCAGGCGATCGCCGACCTCATGGACCGCGCCGTCGCGGACGCCGCGAGCGGAGAGCTCGAGGACATCCTGATCGCCCAGGACGCGTCCATCTCGCTGGGGGATGTGCTGGAGATGGAACGTCAGAAGACGGCCGTGTACTCCTTCGCGGCGCCCCTGGCAGCCGGAGCCCTGCTGGCCGGTGCGCCGGCCGCGTCGGCCGCGGCCCTCGAATTGCTGGGCGAGAAGGTCGGCATCGCCTACCAGGTCATCGATGACGTCCTCGGCACCTTCGGCGATCCCGGACAGACCGGCAAGTCGGTCACCTCCGATCTGCGCGGCGGCAAGATGACGGCCCTCACGGCGCTCGGCAAGCGGAACCCGCAGGTCTCCTCCCGCCTGCACGCGGTGACGGACACCGACGACGTCGAGGCACTGAAAGCGGCGCTTCACCGTGCGGGCGCGGACGACTCGGCCCTCGCACTGGCCCATGAACTCGTCAGCGAAGCGCTCCAGGACGCCGCGGACGCCGGACTGCCGGCACCCCTGCGGACCGACCTGACCCGCATCTGCAACCACGTCCTGCACCGGGAGAACTGA
- a CDS encoding phytoene/squalene synthase family protein, producing the protein MSLSVKARTGTRPGRHQPDPLQRYSLAASAGSVVIIRRYSTSFSLACRLLPRPVRQDIANVYALVRLADEVVDGAAAHAGFTAEEVLACLDGLERETLLALDCGYSANPVVHAFAGTARRTGIDPSLVTPFFASMRRDCVAAPHTAESVETYIYGSAEVVGLMCLRVFLSAEDAHASTAGERWEELAEPARRLGAAFQKVNFLRDLYEDTEELGRGYFPGVAAGAFNEEQKRALVDGVRADLQAALPGVRRLPASCRKAVELAYALFSALTDRLAATPAEVVAHERVRVPGREKACLAGAVLLGLGPARGAGREVAV; encoded by the coding sequence ATGTCCCTTTCCGTGAAGGCGCGCACCGGCACGAGACCGGGCCGCCATCAACCCGACCCCCTGCAACGCTATTCGCTGGCCGCGAGCGCCGGATCGGTGGTCATCATCCGGCGGTATTCGACGTCGTTCTCTCTGGCGTGCCGCCTGCTCCCCCGGCCGGTCCGGCAGGACATCGCCAACGTGTACGCGCTCGTCCGCCTGGCCGATGAGGTGGTGGATGGCGCGGCAGCTCACGCAGGCTTCACGGCCGAGGAGGTGCTCGCCTGCCTCGACGGCCTGGAACGGGAGACACTGCTCGCCCTGGACTGTGGGTACAGCGCCAATCCCGTCGTGCATGCCTTCGCGGGAACCGCCCGCAGGACGGGCATCGACCCGTCCCTGGTGACACCGTTCTTCGCCTCCATGCGGCGGGACTGCGTCGCGGCCCCGCACACGGCGGAATCGGTGGAGACGTACATCTACGGGTCCGCCGAAGTGGTCGGGCTGATGTGTCTGAGGGTGTTCCTCAGCGCGGAAGATGCGCACGCCTCCACTGCCGGAGAGCGGTGGGAGGAACTGGCCGAACCGGCACGGCGCCTGGGCGCGGCGTTCCAGAAGGTCAACTTTCTGCGGGACCTCTACGAGGACACCGAAGAGCTCGGCCGGGGGTACTTCCCCGGTGTCGCGGCCGGAGCTTTCAACGAGGAGCAGAAGCGGGCGCTGGTCGACGGCGTCCGGGCTGATCTGCAGGCCGCGCTTCCGGGCGTGCGGCGGCTGCCGGCGTCGTGCCGTAAAGCCGTGGAGCTCGCCTATGCGCTGTTCTCGGCGCTCACCGACAGGCTCGCGGCAACCCCTGCGGAGGTGGTGGCCCACGAACGGGTCCGGGTTCCCGGCCGCGAGAAGGCCTGCCTCGCCGGCGCGGTGCTGCTCGGGCTTGGCCCGGCCCGCGGCGCGGGACGGGAGGTTGCCGTATGA
- the crtI gene encoding phytoene desaturase family protein, translating into MSARTQDRLRIAVIGAGASGLATAGLLARDGHEVTVFDQREEVGGRAGRWEKDGFRFDTGPSWYLMPEVIDHWFRLMGTSAEAELTLTRLDPGYRTFFEGAASSQDVPVGSRRAAALFDELDPGSGANLTGYLREARDMYDTAVRHFLYDDFSSARFLTHPEIIRRVPRLLAALGQTLAGVTGRRFRDHRQQQILGYPAVFLGTTPYKAPALYQLMSHLDLEQGVLYPQGGFAAFIDAMARLTVAAGAGIVTSARVTRILTSLGVGGAAVAGIEWTDDAGTSHRHAADLVVGAADLHHLENALLPEELRTHPEKTWRRRDPGPGAFLACLGVRGRLPELSHHNLFFSRDWRTDFDWISDAGAPHEIPDPAALPKTTSIYVSKTSASDPGVAPVGDESLFILVPSPARPEWGRGGVDGNGSAMVEAAVDHTVDQIAAWAGIPDLASRIVVRKTLGPADFAADFNAWRGGALGLAHTLRQSAFFRPGNVSRKVQGLHYAGASVRPGIGLPMCLISAELVLKRVRGERRPGPAEPAPARTIPLEAS; encoded by the coding sequence ATGAGCGCGCGGACCCAGGACCGCTTGCGGATCGCGGTGATCGGCGCGGGCGCTTCAGGACTGGCGACGGCGGGGCTGCTCGCGCGCGACGGTCATGAGGTCACCGTGTTCGACCAGCGGGAGGAAGTCGGCGGCCGGGCGGGGCGCTGGGAGAAGGACGGGTTCCGGTTCGACACCGGCCCGTCCTGGTACCTCATGCCCGAGGTCATCGACCATTGGTTCCGGCTCATGGGGACGTCCGCGGAGGCGGAGCTCACGCTCACCCGCCTGGACCCGGGATACCGGACGTTCTTCGAAGGAGCGGCGAGCTCACAGGACGTACCCGTCGGTTCGCGCCGGGCGGCTGCGCTGTTCGACGAGCTCGATCCCGGCAGTGGAGCGAACCTCACCGGATACCTCCGTGAGGCCAGGGACATGTACGACACGGCAGTGCGGCACTTCCTCTACGACGACTTCTCCTCGGCCCGGTTCCTGACCCACCCGGAGATCATCCGCCGTGTCCCCCGGCTCCTGGCCGCACTCGGCCAGACGCTCGCGGGAGTGACCGGCCGACGCTTCCGGGACCACCGGCAGCAGCAGATCCTCGGCTATCCCGCCGTGTTCCTGGGGACCACGCCCTACAAGGCCCCGGCCCTGTATCAGCTCATGAGCCACCTCGACCTTGAACAAGGCGTCCTCTATCCGCAGGGCGGCTTCGCGGCGTTCATCGACGCGATGGCCCGTCTGACGGTCGCGGCGGGCGCCGGCATCGTCACCTCGGCACGGGTGACGCGGATCCTCACGTCCCTCGGCGTCGGCGGCGCCGCCGTCGCGGGCATCGAATGGACGGACGACGCCGGCACCTCGCATCGTCACGCCGCGGATCTGGTGGTGGGCGCGGCGGATCTGCACCATCTGGAGAACGCCCTCCTGCCCGAGGAACTCCGCACCCACCCGGAAAAGACCTGGCGTCGGCGCGACCCGGGACCGGGGGCGTTCCTGGCCTGCCTCGGCGTCCGCGGCCGACTGCCGGAGCTGAGTCACCACAATCTGTTCTTCAGCCGTGACTGGCGCACCGACTTCGACTGGATCAGCGACGCCGGCGCACCGCACGAGATCCCCGATCCCGCCGCGCTGCCGAAAACCACCTCGATCTACGTCAGCAAGACGAGCGCGAGCGACCCGGGCGTCGCCCCGGTGGGCGACGAGAGCCTCTTCATCCTCGTCCCGTCCCCCGCCCGCCCCGAGTGGGGTCGCGGCGGAGTCGACGGCAACGGCTCCGCGATGGTCGAAGCGGCCGTGGACCACACCGTCGATCAGATCGCCGCCTGGGCCGGCATCCCGGACCTCGCCTCACGGATCGTGGTGCGGAAGACCCTGGGCCCGGCCGACTTCGCAGCGGACTTCAACGCCTGGCGCGGCGGCGCCCTGGGGCTCGCCCACACCCTGCGGCAGAGCGCCTTCTTCCGGCCTGGCAATGTGAGCCGTAAGGTTCAGGGGCTGCACTACGCCGGGGCCTCCGTCCGGCCCGGAATCGGCCTGCCGATGTGCCTGATCAGCGCGGAACTCGTGCTCAAGCGAGTACGTGGAGAGCGGCGTCCGGGACCCGCCGAGCCGGCGCCGGCGCGGACCATTCCCCTGGAGGCCTCGTGA
- a CDS encoding lycopene cyclase domain-containing protein, giving the protein MSYLIALLVSAAGMAVLDRRWRLVLWRATRSAALVVLLGTVFFLVWDLVAIGLGIFRHGDSAHMTGVLLAPELPLEEPVFLAFLCYTALVLFAGAERILEWVQERRRKRVSS; this is encoded by the coding sequence GTGAGTTATCTGATCGCCTTGCTCGTGAGCGCCGCGGGAATGGCGGTGCTCGATCGGCGCTGGCGTCTGGTGCTGTGGCGCGCGACGCGGTCGGCCGCGCTGGTCGTGCTGCTCGGCACCGTGTTCTTCCTGGTGTGGGATCTGGTCGCGATCGGGCTGGGCATCTTCCGGCATGGCGACTCGGCGCACATGACCGGAGTGCTCCTGGCCCCGGAGCTTCCCCTGGAGGAGCCGGTGTTCCTGGCATTCCTGTGCTACACGGCGCTCGTGCTGTTCGCGGGGGCCGAACGGATCCTCGAATGGGTTCAGGAGCGACGCCGGAAGCGGGTGAGCTCATGA
- a CDS encoding prenyltransferase: MTLTADLLRKVFVASRPISWPNTAFPFAAAYFLTAGVVDWKLVVGTLFFLVPYNAAMYGTNDVFDYESDLRNPRKGGVEGAVLDPSLHRTVLYLVWGSCVPFVIAVVLGGGPWSWLVLAVSLFAVAAYSVAGLRFKEKPILDSITSSTHFVSPALYGLVLAGWAPGGSAVVKADDAAVGLSVLCAFFLWGMASHAFGAIQDILPDREADIDSIGTLLGSRVTLAFVVVCYAAAGVVLLVSGGPARWTGLLAIPYLLNVAPYLGVRDETSERTRPGWRRFLWLNYLTGFAVTLTMIGLSLGI, translated from the coding sequence ATGACGCTGACCGCTGATCTGCTGCGCAAGGTCTTCGTGGCGTCCCGCCCCATCTCCTGGCCTAACACCGCCTTCCCCTTCGCCGCCGCGTACTTCCTGACCGCCGGAGTAGTCGACTGGAAGCTCGTGGTCGGCACGCTGTTCTTCCTGGTCCCCTACAACGCGGCGATGTACGGCACCAACGACGTGTTCGACTACGAATCCGACCTCCGCAACCCCCGCAAGGGAGGTGTCGAGGGCGCGGTGCTGGACCCGTCGCTGCACCGAACCGTGCTGTACCTGGTGTGGGGTTCGTGCGTGCCGTTCGTCATCGCCGTGGTGCTCGGCGGCGGGCCGTGGAGCTGGCTCGTGCTCGCCGTCTCGCTGTTCGCCGTCGCCGCGTACAGCGTCGCGGGGCTGCGGTTCAAAGAGAAGCCGATCCTGGACTCCATCACCTCCAGCACGCACTTCGTCTCCCCCGCGCTGTACGGTCTGGTCCTCGCCGGGTGGGCTCCGGGCGGTTCGGCGGTCGTGAAGGCCGACGACGCCGCGGTCGGCCTGAGCGTGCTCTGCGCCTTCTTCCTCTGGGGCATGGCGAGCCACGCCTTCGGGGCGATCCAGGACATCCTCCCGGACCGCGAAGCCGACATCGACTCGATCGGCACGCTGCTCGGGAGCCGCGTGACCCTCGCGTTCGTGGTGGTCTGCTATGCCGCCGCGGGCGTGGTCCTCCTGGTGAGCGGAGGACCGGCCCGCTGGACCGGTCTTCTCGCGATCCCCTACCTCCTCAATGTCGCCCCGTATCTCGGGGTGCGAGATGAGACGTCGGAACGGACCAGGCCCGGCTGGCGGCGATTCCTCTGGCTCAACTACCTGACCGGCTTCGCGGTCACCCTGACCATGATCGGGCTCAGCCTGGGGATCTGA
- a CDS encoding lipase family protein — MTSLTRRVATAASVSLLTVLSLLPGAPAQAAPLTDPGDATRPAFYQAPAQLPAQNGAVIKAEPAPFHLDPLNLRGTLITSQRIMYKTTNRTGTPVGVTGTVITPKTAWSGPGKRPLISFAVGTQGLADQCAPSRLLAFAAEYEEVFVGTLLSRGYAVAITDYEGLGTAGIHTYMDRASQGRAVLDMARAAIALPGTGLSPQSPIGIDGYSQGGGAAAAAAELAPSYAPELQIKGVSAGAVPADLTAVGTSLDGGLYAEFMLFALDGLVSSYGVDPASFLNAAGQAKAVEVSNHCVWNLPQNSYVKMSNLSSSGQSFTQLAQQAPISTMLADQLIGRSRPGAPVLITHSVADDVIPYRVGKGLAQRWCTAGTTVNFVPTPVPTHVGGAAPHFAATLAFFEARFRGLPATNNCWTL, encoded by the coding sequence ATGACATCGTTGACCCGCCGCGTCGCCACTGCGGCCTCGGTATCACTGCTCACTGTCCTCTCTTTGCTGCCCGGGGCCCCGGCCCAGGCGGCACCTCTCACCGATCCGGGTGACGCGACCCGGCCGGCGTTCTATCAGGCGCCAGCACAGCTCCCGGCTCAGAACGGCGCAGTCATCAAGGCCGAACCGGCGCCCTTCCATCTGGATCCTCTCAACTTGCGCGGCACGCTCATCACGTCCCAGCGCATCATGTACAAGACGACGAACCGGACAGGCACCCCGGTCGGCGTCACCGGCACGGTGATCACCCCCAAGACCGCGTGGTCCGGCCCCGGAAAGCGACCGCTGATCTCGTTCGCCGTCGGCACGCAAGGCCTCGCTGACCAGTGTGCGCCCTCCCGTCTGCTGGCCTTCGCCGCGGAGTACGAAGAGGTGTTCGTCGGGACGTTGCTGAGCCGGGGCTACGCCGTCGCGATCACCGACTACGAAGGTCTGGGCACGGCAGGCATTCACACCTACATGGACCGCGCCTCCCAAGGCCGCGCTGTGCTGGACATGGCCCGGGCAGCCATCGCCCTTCCCGGGACCGGGCTGAGCCCGCAGTCACCGATCGGCATCGACGGGTATTCACAAGGCGGCGGGGCGGCGGCAGCCGCGGCCGAGCTCGCACCGAGCTATGCGCCGGAGCTCCAGATCAAGGGAGTCTCCGCCGGGGCCGTCCCCGCGGACCTCACCGCGGTCGGAACGTCGCTGGACGGCGGTCTGTACGCCGAGTTCATGCTCTTCGCGCTCGACGGGCTGGTCAGTTCCTACGGTGTCGACCCGGCGTCGTTCCTCAACGCTGCCGGGCAGGCCAAGGCCGTGGAGGTCTCCAACCACTGCGTCTGGAACCTGCCGCAGAACAGCTACGTGAAGATGTCGAATCTGTCCTCCTCGGGGCAGTCGTTCACGCAGCTCGCACAGCAGGCGCCGATCTCGACGATGCTGGCGGATCAGCTCATCGGACGCTCGCGTCCGGGGGCTCCCGTGCTGATCACGCATTCCGTCGCCGATGATGTGATTCCGTACCGTGTCGGCAAGGGGCTGGCCCAGCGCTGGTGCACGGCTGGGACGACCGTGAACTTCGTGCCCACTCCGGTGCCGACCCACGTCGGCGGAGCGGCGCCGCACTTCGCGGCGACGCTGGCGTTCTTCGAAGCGCGGTTCCGGGGCCTTCCCGCGACCAACAACTGCTGGACGCTCTGA
- a CDS encoding ANTAR domain-containing response regulator — MSESPAQDTTEITNGPAKRIVVAEDETLIRLDIIEILRGEGYDVVAEADNGQRAVELAEEHKPDLVIMDVKMPVMDGISAAEQIAKARIAPVVLLTAFSQKELVERAREAGAMAYVVKPFTPADLIPAIEIALSRHEEIKALEKEVVDLKEQFATRKLVERAKSLLTTKMGLSEPEAFRWIQKTSMDRRLSMREVAETIINQVN; from the coding sequence GTGAGCGAATCCCCTGCCCAGGACACCACTGAAATCACCAACGGCCCGGCCAAGCGCATCGTGGTCGCCGAGGATGAGACCCTCATCCGCCTCGACATCATCGAGATCCTCCGCGGTGAAGGCTACGACGTCGTCGCCGAAGCCGACAACGGCCAGCGCGCCGTCGAGCTCGCCGAAGAACACAAGCCGGATCTGGTGATCATGGACGTCAAGATGCCCGTCATGGACGGCATCAGCGCCGCCGAGCAGATCGCGAAAGCCCGGATCGCCCCCGTCGTGCTCCTGACCGCTTTCAGCCAGAAGGAACTCGTCGAGCGCGCCCGCGAGGCCGGCGCCATGGCCTACGTGGTCAAGCCGTTCACCCCGGCGGACCTGATCCCGGCCATCGAGATCGCGCTGTCCCGCCACGAGGAGATCAAGGCCCTCGAGAAGGAGGTGGTGGACCTCAAGGAGCAGTTCGCCACCCGCAAGCTCGTGGAGCGCGCCAAGAGCCTTCTCACCACCAAGATGGGCCTCTCCGAGCCCGAGGCCTTCCGCTGGATCCAGAAGACCTCCATGGACCGTCGCCTCAGCATGCGCGAGGTCGCGGAGACCATCATCAACCAGGTGAACTGA
- the pyk gene encoding pyruvate kinase — protein MRRAKIVATFGPALGTYEKALEVIQAGMNVARLNMSHGDHSMHDVNYENIRKASSMLGVAVGIMADLQGPKIRLGKFVNDEKHFLEVGDQFTITTENVPGTKEICSTTLKSLTEDVRPGDTLLIDDGKVALRAVSVDEVKVVAEVTVPGYVSNNKGINLPGVAVNVPALSEKDETDLRWALQRGVDMIALSFVRDATDITRVHEIMDEEGRKIPVIAKIEKPQAVDQLHDIVDAFDAIMVARGDLGVELPLEEVPVVQKKAIAEARRWAKPVIVATQVLESMIENPRPTRAEASDCANAVLDGADAVMLSGETSVGKYAIETVKTMARIIEYTEEKALDLVPALGSKPKTRGGAITLAAVEIADQLDAKYICTFTQSGDSARRLSRLRPKKPIFAFTPVDQVRNFLALTWGIQPIQVPMVNHTDAMTAQVDTFLADLELVQEDDLVVIAAGSPPGQAGTTNSIKVHKVGDLADTGRAGQEERREPIGPWPAKKKKKK, from the coding sequence ATGAGACGCGCAAAGATTGTGGCCACTTTCGGCCCCGCCCTGGGCACCTATGAGAAGGCCCTCGAGGTCATCCAGGCGGGCATGAACGTGGCCCGCCTGAACATGAGCCACGGCGATCACTCCATGCACGATGTGAACTACGAGAACATCCGCAAGGCTTCGTCGATGCTCGGTGTGGCCGTGGGCATCATGGCCGACCTTCAGGGGCCCAAGATCCGTCTGGGCAAGTTCGTCAACGATGAGAAGCACTTCCTGGAGGTGGGGGACCAGTTCACCATCACCACGGAAAACGTGCCGGGCACCAAGGAGATCTGCTCCACCACGCTCAAGAGCCTCACCGAGGACGTCCGTCCCGGTGACACCCTCCTGATCGACGACGGCAAGGTCGCTCTGCGCGCCGTGAGCGTCGACGAGGTCAAGGTCGTCGCCGAGGTCACCGTGCCGGGCTACGTGTCCAACAACAAGGGCATCAACCTGCCCGGCGTCGCCGTCAACGTCCCCGCCCTGAGCGAGAAGGACGAGACCGATCTCCGCTGGGCGCTGCAGCGCGGCGTCGACATGATCGCACTGTCCTTCGTGCGCGATGCCACGGACATCACCCGTGTCCACGAGATCATGGACGAGGAAGGCCGGAAGATCCCGGTCATCGCCAAGATCGAGAAGCCGCAGGCCGTCGATCAGCTGCATGACATCGTCGACGCGTTCGACGCCATCATGGTCGCCCGTGGCGACCTCGGAGTCGAGCTGCCCCTCGAAGAAGTGCCGGTCGTCCAGAAGAAGGCCATCGCCGAAGCCCGTCGCTGGGCCAAGCCGGTCATCGTCGCCACCCAGGTGCTCGAATCCATGATCGAGAACCCCCGCCCCACCCGTGCCGAGGCCTCCGACTGCGCCAACGCCGTGCTGGATGGCGCCGACGCGGTCATGCTCTCCGGTGAGACCAGCGTGGGCAAGTACGCGATCGAGACGGTCAAGACCATGGCCCGCATCATCGAGTACACGGAGGAGAAGGCTCTGGACCTCGTTCCGGCCCTCGGCTCCAAGCCGAAGACCCGTGGCGGCGCCATCACCCTGGCCGCCGTGGAGATCGCCGACCAGCTCGACGCCAAGTACATCTGCACCTTCACGCAGTCCGGTGACTCGGCCCGCCGCCTGTCCCGCCTGCGTCCGAAGAAGCCGATCTTCGCGTTCACCCCGGTGGACCAGGTCCGCAACTTCCTGGCCCTGACCTGGGGCATCCAGCCGATCCAGGTCCCCATGGTGAACCACACCGACGCCATGACCGCCCAGGTCGACACCTTCCTGGCGGATCTGGAGCTGGTCCAGGAGGACGACCTCGTGGTCATCGCCGCCGGTTCGCCTCCCGGACAGGCCGGCACCACCAACTCCATCAAGGTCCACAAGGTGGGCGACCTGGCAGACACCGGCCGTGCCGGCCAGGAGGAGCGTCGGGAGCCCATCGGCCCCTGGCCCGCCAAGAAGAAGAAAAAGAAGTAG